The Cryptomeria japonica chromosome 2, Sugi_1.0, whole genome shotgun sequence region taggttagggttttgtaactgacctaattATAAAATGTGTTTAGGTTGAGTTTGGGAAGGTTgagtgtgtcggtgatcagagaagtgtgtgtgttgAAACatattgagatgtctgcatgagcgAAGAAGATTGGAGATGACAAGGATTTgtaatagcaagctatgaagtgttgagtctagatcatttatctgttgtttcctaacagttgcaacaacattaaaatcccttaaccgggtaggtcctaacaggcctaatcttgtaaatcccttcaccaggtggctcattagtttgggtttaaatcctccagcgaggttactcctaacaaggtaaagctcctaacagagctaagttgtaaaatcccttgatcgggtgactcctaacagggtcttctcgtaatcgggcattgttgtaaagctcctaatcgggctaggctcctaacagggcacattccgaaagagtgcatattttgtcgGTACCAATTACTACCGTGTTTTTTCTCATTtgtgtttccatgtaaaaaatccttGTGATCATATTGTGgatggattgttaagttgttcacttgatgtctttactatattttcttaatgatgaacacttaagttgctaccggtAATGTTCTAGTGAATCTGCATTAAGTGATTGTTTGATAAGCTACCGGTACTAGTaatgaactattttgtgaagtattttgcagaTTGGTGAAAAGTTTTAGTTTATTGCTTAttattgattcactcccctctcagtaataaccaaaTCCTCACAATAACATGTTGTTGGTTTGCTTCCTCTTAGGGGAGGAAAGAATGAgtttcttagggggagttttgtCCACCTTtatcattgttgttaaagggggaaaGACAGAGATATGATTGTGCATAATGATGatctttcatttttcatgttgttgttgttgaaggatgttgccatcaatgacaaagggagagattgttcgCATTAcactatgtgttgtcattgatgtcaaatcctttggtccAGATTAGGTCCAGATGTGATGTGATGAGCATAAGAGGTTGAGTTTGGTATCTCAGAAGATGTTTCTCGGCATTATCTTTGGGTCCAGATTGGTCCAAAGCTCGAGTTCTTGGATCAAATATTGAGGTTGTATAACGTGCAGATGTATTTTGGGTCCAACTTTGGTaaagtatgtagtgtgttgatatgtTCGATGTGGAACGATGTGGTATGGttcacttctcattccttcccaccaccagaatgtttagtggagacctattttagatctctatctcaACCAACATTGAGAATTGTGATTTTCAAAGACAATATTTATAGGAATATGACTTGATGAGTTGATATATggcttttgtgttgaagacatgcgagattgaaagaatctagttgCTGTGTGAGTATAGTGTCAAAGATTGTTACCAGAAGAAGTTCCGATAGTGAAAACTGAGgttttgtggtggattctctttatctttctttcttcatcGACAGTGGGCCTTTCAAGGTAGTGAGACCACTAGCAGTGAGCATCTCGACAGTGAGCCTTTCAgggtagtgagcccacctacagTGAGCACCTTGGCAATgatccaccctttgtaaaaataacTGGTGTCATCTTAACCGGTAtctatatattgagaattagcattctctgtgctttttccctctttgggttttccatgtaaattatggtgtttcttgtgtctgataTGTTTCTTGCATGTGTTCTCTCTTTTTGATAATTCTGTTATTCACTCTGGATTTGTGTATTAAGGTTAAAAGGAAATTTATTGTCAACTCATTCACTCTCCCCTCCCAATTGCTCGGATAATCAACACCGTGTTCATTGAACTTCATGCCTTGgactttttccttgtcatgttcACCTATGTTCGATGCTAGGTAAGCAAAATTATTGATCCTTGATTCCCCAAATGTTCTCTCTAGGGTTCATAGTTCTTAAGTTCATTGGGCTTCATCCCTCGACATTTGAACTTAATGGTTATGTTTATGAGGCAACAAGGTAACTCGATACTCTGAGCCTCAAAACTCGATGCCTGTGTTGGGTCGGGGGAAAGGTTGAAGGCCAATCCCTAATACCCCGCAACGTCAGGGGTAAGGCTAAAGGCCTGCCTCAAAAAGCTCTTTCTTTAGTAGCTTGTTGGAGGCTTGAGGTCAAGCCTTCAACCAAAATTTTTTCATCCTTGGGGAAAGAGTTAAGTTGAAACCCTAGCCATTAAGGATTGACGGGGTTTGAAAGGGAGAAGGGTCTCCTAGTTAGGTAATCTCTTGGGTAGGTTTTTCTTGTCTTGGAGGATCATCCTTGGTCTTGTTGAGTGGATTGGAGGAGAATGTTCTTCATCCCACTCCTCGTGTTGTGGTTGTTTAGCCTTTCACTAGTACCTCGTTTCTTATGCAATTCTGAGGTCATTCTTGTTGTCATTTCCCTTGTGTCATTGTGTTCCACATGCCACCTGTATGCACATTGTAGTGCAATTGTGACATGTTATGTCAAGTCTCTTATTTTATGGTTTTtgtgtttcaaaaaaaaagttgtttCGTCAAGTTTTGCCTTAGTCCTTTGGATAGGGCATTACATATCATTAGTCATCCTCAAGAACTAGTAATAGCCACAATAACATAGGGAGACCAAAATTTCAAAGGAAGAGCACACATTCAAATCCAAATGGATCTCCTTCAAAGAGATAAACCCACATGCAAGTGCTTCATTAAAAGTCCAGTATTTTGATATAAGTATTGACCTCCTCCAAAAAGTCTACCTCTTTTAGATTTGTTTGTAAAAGTAGCTATCAAATACTCCTTATCTCacaagattaaatatcatattagATTCTTGAGTATTTGTGTTCTTTATTGCCAAAAAAACCATTTCCTCCAAAGAGAATTGAGGATCTAGGAATCTACAAATCAAGCTACGACTTTGCAATGTTGAAACATATTCTTCCAAAGTTGGCATGCATGCAAAAGACCTTTTCTAGAGAATATCTACTTTTTTTCTCACTGGTCGTTGTTGTTGTTGCATTAGCTTCTTTTTCACAAACATATTTCCTAAACTATATCCCTCAACTATAAATCTAAAAAAATGTGAGTGGGTGTGACCTCCTTTTTCGCAAGCCATTAAAGAGGAAAGTAGAATTCAATATATAAGAAAAAACAAAACCATACTAAAGCTATTGATAAAAGAATACTTGATCTCAAATCTTAGATTGAAGGATCTTCTAATGTAAAATATAACAATTAGTATTAAACAACATATATATTTGTTGCAATGTTAATTGTTcaatataaacaaaaacaagatgtATCACAACCACAATGATTAAaaagtttcttttaaaaaaaaaactaaactaattTTAGGATATCAACAAGAAGTAATAAAGTAAGGTCATGGTCTTATGTATACTTTACACAAACATAATAAAGTAAGGAAGCAATCTCACGTTTCATTATATGAATCATTTTTGTGGAACATAGGGTCCCATGAGAAAAGAAAGAATGTGCTATGAGATAAATTAGAATCTTATGGAACAAAATAGGAACTCCAACTTTTGAGATTTAATATATAAGGGGTTGTCTTTAGAGTGAGATCCACCATCatcttaaaatattattaaaatatatcattcatctataattttttaaatttatacaaAATAGATTTAGTAATATAATTATAAGCTAAAGATATagcattaattattattaaaaaaatcataagtAGACAACTTGTTATATTTTTGAACTTAAAATTTTATGCTTGAATATTTATTACAAAATCTATAAATCCATCTATTTAtaataaaaactttttttttttttttttcaaaaatcagttAGATCTAATCCGTCAAATTTATGTATGATCGACCCTAAACCAAATTAACTTAAGAACGACCCTAACCCAAATACACCTTGAGAGTTCAAACCAGTTGAAAAACAACCCTTTTACTAGACTTTTAGACAAACCCGctgaaatatttaaaaaattgcCTACCATAAAACCACTCCCTAAAATCTCATTGATTTTAAAATTTTAGACTCCACCCGCTGAGATATTTTAGGAAGCCCCTTCAATAAAACTACTGCCGAAGATCATCTTCAAACCGCCCAAACGCGTATAACGTTAAACTGATAGAAACAGAGAGTTTACTACCTAGGTTTCCAGAAAGAAATTGTTGGAAATTTCAATGCCTATTTAATGCTGTGTAAAATAAGTCACATCAGCAGCTTGCTTCACGGGGGAGTACAGCAGTTGCCATTTTTGCCGTGTTTAATCTCTTTTTATACTTGCTTTCTCCTACGTTTGTTTGAATCTTCGACTCGTTTTCTTGATATAACTACATGTTGATGTTCCCCTGTTCCTTACTGGCCTTCTTTCTTCTTTCGATTCaatttcattgatggaaacacttacaTTTTGATGTTCCCCTGTTCCTTCCTTGCCTTCTTTTTTCTTTCGATTCaatttcattgatggaaacacttacaTTTTGGTGTTCCCCTGTTTCTTGCCTTTTTTCTTCTTTCGATTAAATTCCATTAATATGGAAGCATTTGACCTGATTCTGCCTCTTCTCCAACCCAAGGCTCTGCGTTTCCCTTGCTTCGTCTTCCTTACTGCAATATTATTTGCATGGTTGGCCTCTCAATGTAATGGAAGAACCCCTTCGGAAGCGTGTGAAGTCTTCGGATGCGGGAATTACAGTTTTGATTATCCGTTTGGAAGAAAGGCCAGCGGCTGCGGTGACCCCAAGCTTCAGCTGGAGTGTGATAATGTGACGAAGATGCCTCTAATTAAGGTCGGGGTTTACGAATACTACATACTGAAACCCCTAAATTACTCCCACCTGGGACCATATTCTTACCCTGACATGACTATATTATACAAGCAATTACAGCAGAATGTGTGCGCTCTATCAGAGGGTATTTATGATCAATTCTGGAATAGCTCCAGCTTTCATATTGGAAAGGGTTACGGAAATATAACCCTAGGGACAGAGTGCAATATCTCGTATTCAAAGTCAGGCTATTTACAGTGTAATGAGCATCAGTACTATAATTTGAGTCTTCCAGAGTTGAAGAAAGGTTGTGAATCGGAGTTTAAGCTGCCTGTGAAAGAAATTGACTTGGGAAAACCTCTGCCTCAGATTATAGGTGAAGGGGTCAATATATCATGGAATACAAACGAATATTGTAAGGATTGTGCATTACATCACAAACATTGTGCTCATCTTGACACCTCGTCTTTCTGCTACTGCCCTTCTACTTCATATTCACAAAAATGCTTCTCCAGTGGTAAGTTGCTAATCCCCTTTCTTGAAATTATAAATTACAGAAGTCAATATGCAAATTTGTAATGCAATggatatgaaattcaaattttaaatctcAAATGGTATTGATCTGTTGCAGGTAATTCCAAGGCTACCGCCATTGTAGGTTAGTACCTTTACGTCTAATCTTTGTCTTCATATTTCAGTAATCTTGATATAATTTTTTCATGTCTGAGATCCAACACCTTGGAAATGATTCCAGGTGCGGCCATTGGAAGCGGTGTATTAATCGCAGCTGTAATATTGTTTGTGGTTTTCCGTCGAAAGAGGCCGCTGGCCTCCACGGAGCCCGAGCTTCGCACGGACATGGAATCTTCCCATACGAAAGTAGAGCAATTCCTTGATGATTATGCTCGCGAAATGCCCAGAAGATATTCCTATTCTCAATTGAAGAAGATCACCAACAACTTTGCAGATAAATTGGGGGAAGGAGGTTTTGGTGTGGTTTATAAAGGGAAATTCCCCGCAGGTGATTTGGTGGCTGTCAAAATTCTTGATCACTCAAGACATAGTGAAGCTCAGTTTATGAACGAAGTTTCAACCATTGGAAGGATCCACCATGTCAATCTGGTCCGCTTGATGGGGTTTTGTTTTGATGGATTTAGAAGCGCGCTTGTATATGAGTACATGGTGAATGGATCTCTGGAGAACTTCATATTTCCAGGAAAGAGAAGCGAAGGAATTCTAAACGAGGAACAGCTTTATTCAATCGCTTTGGGCGCGGCTGGCGGAATCTCATATCTACACCAAGATTGTGAACAACGCATAATTCATTTTGACATCAAACCCCAAAATATATTACTGGACAAGGATTTCACACCCAAAATAGCTGATTTTGGTCTAGCAAAATTGTGTGGTAGGGAAGATGATCACATATCAATGACAACAGCTAGAGGAACGCCAGGGTATGTTGCACCAGAGGTGTGGAATACAAATTTGGGGCCTGTGACGGATAAATCAGATGTTTACAGCTTTGGGATGCTTTTATTGGAAATTGCTATGGGAAGAAAGAACTTAGATTTGCAGGCGAGCCGATCCAGTCAACTGTACCTTCCAGAGTGGGCGATCAAGCTGATGGAGAATGGGCAGTTGGAGAGGAGGTTGAGAGGAAGTGGTgaagcagaaatagaatgcaaagaGAAGAATAAAAAAATGAGAATGGTCAAAGTAGGAATATGGTGCATTCAGTACAATTCAACAGATCGACCAAGTATGAAGAAAGTGATTCAAATGTTAGAAGGAAATGATGATATTGTGAGTACTCCTCCCTTGGCTTTCAATTCATACCCTGCTGCTGAAACATCTGTACCATTTTTTACCGAAGAAATTTCTTCCAGGTTTTAGAACTTCCCTTCAGTCATGCATTGATTGACTTGAGAAGTTTCTGTAGGGATTATTGTGGATAACGAGTGCAATAAATTTACTGGAGTTGCAAGacaagattcattttttttttctttcatttaccTATTGTAGTTTTCTTTCAGCGTCTGCTGTGTTGTGCAGAAATGGCAGCCATATATTTAGAGAGAGGTGTTATGTTGAAGGCTTTTCCTTTAATAGAGGACAGCGCATGAGAACAGCTGTGTAAGTGCTGTGAGAAATAGATTACTCTTACTCTATTTTCTACATAAGGATGTAGTTCTGTTTCAGCTTTTGAGATTAAAGAGTTCAGTTGTAGTTTTGGTTTTGCACATTTGCTATTCAATTTAGGCAAAAGGGAGGGAGGGCTCGTTCTTGGAAACTCTTTGAGTGAGAATGTTATTTTGCATGCAAATGAGTAAAAACAACAAAATCGAGGGTTGTATCAATTAATTCCAAGAATGTTATTTTGCATGCAAATGAGTAAAAACAACAAAAAGGAGGGTTGTATCAATTAATTCAGTTACATGGATCAGAAGATGTAAGTATGAGATCATAGGTTGGTTCAGTTAAAAAAGTAAGaatcacaaaaataaataaataataatttagatTACGTAAATCAATTTAACTTTCAAGAATCAATTAGCAACATGTGGATCAGTGAGCTTAGAAGAAGATATTGTTGTGATGCTTCATGGGAGTTTGCCAACATCATATTCTAGATTGGTCATAGCTTAAGTACTCAAGTTAAAAGAATCACAAAAATATATTAGATTACAGAAACCATTCTAACTTTCAAAAATCAATTAGCAACATGTGGGTCAGTGAGCTCAGAAGAAGATATTGTGATGCTTCTTGAGAGTTTGCCAACATCATATTCTAGATTGGTCATAGCTTAAGTATTCAAGCTAAATTAGACTTTCAACAAGTAATTGTAATGCTTCTTTGAGAAGAAATCAGAAggatgcaagtttcaaagaagaggGTTCTACAACTTTGTTATCAATAGGATCCAAGggcaaggcaatgaagaagagtgaAAACAAACTTTAACCCTCTCAATAcaatttttcaaataattttaaggatgcaaaggaggagaaaaagaagggtaaaagtgttttaattgtggGCCTCAAAGGCATTATAAAACAATGCACAAAATGGTTGGTGTGAGTAAATGAGGTAAATAAAAAAAAGCAATTGAATCTAATATGCTTCAACTAACGACCAAGAACATTTATTTACAATTACAATATCTCTAGAATACGGTGTTTCAAAAGTGTTGGTACTTTGGCTTGAGATCAACTCAACATATGACACCTAAGAGAGGTTGGTTTACATCATATAAATAAGTACTTGAAAATAAGATTGTCACTCTTGGAGATGACAACAAGCACAAGAAGATGATAGTTGGCGAGGTCTCATTGATGATGCTCAAAAGGGCATATAAGCAAATCAAAGACATATGATATATCCATGCTTTAGCAAAAAGCCTCTTGTCAATTAGAAAGATTGCCACTGCAAGAATATTGATTTTATTTGATTATGCGTCCTAAATGATGTGGAATGAGTAACTATTGCTAAAAGAATTCAAGATGACAAATTCTACAAGTTGTGTAGAGCAACGCTAGAAAAGGCATTGCCTATAGGGTAGTGATTAAATCTAGAGTAGATGGATTGAGTATTTTAGGAGGATTCTCCTAATCTATTTTATATATTGTAACCCTACTTCAGATTGTAAGAGAAAAATACAAGAGATTGATGTTAGATTGTTCAAACAACAAAACATGATTGAAGTTAAAAGAAGCTACATATGAATTTTCATCACATCCTTCAATAAAAGGCTAGATGGTAGAATCTATTAACAAATTGTGCTAGGTGAAATTAGTCTTGAAGCTCCATGAGTTGTATAGTCAAAATCTATATAACATAAGGTGCTTAAATAACACATTGTCTCATCAGAAAAGATAAATTCCTTAGAAAACGTAGCTATACCAATCAAATATATATGTATGATAATCATACATGCATCCATACTTTGTACGATTGGTCAAAAAAAGTTTAACTATCATTTTCTTTCAAATAATGTGAGACACTATAATTAGAAGCATTGCTACCCATGCAACAAGGTTGATGCATATGCTAATAAAATGTAGGCCATAGGTTTGAATAACAACTTATTGTTTGAAATGCTTGAAAACCATATGAAGCAGCCTCCTAAAGAATTAGATGAAAAAGATGAAGTTCAAGAAGATTTGGAGAAGAGGTGTGCCTATGCTCAAAATAGATTGTCTGAATGCATTAAGGAAATGAAAGATTGTATTGGAGAAGCAACTACAGTGTACAAGTATTATCTTTAGTGGCTTGCAACTATGAAACATTTCAAAGCTAAAATTGATTCCATTAAGTCTGAGTTGAATTCCATGGGTAAATCATTTAACATTTTTAGTGATAGAGATGACGCACAAAGAAAGAAGATAAACTCTTTGCAGTCTAACCTTATACATTAGCAGAGGTAGAAAGTAGATGTGGTGAATATTTTCTTGAAAGTGAAGGAGTTAGTTGAAGCCAAATTGGAACATCTTTCCAGTCTTCTTATTGAAGTAGAAAAGTGTGTGAGGAACCCCTCCATCCCGAGTTCCTTATTTGAAGTTGTTGATATATTGATAGTTAATGACTTTTTTGGGTGTGAATATCAGTTTGGCTGTGAATTCTTGGAAGACCTTCCTTCCAAAACTCAAAGAGAAGTATAAAATAAATTTTTAGGCCAAGCGTAATTGAAAACCCTTTTGTAGTGTAGTTTTGGTAATCGTTttgttaccctttgtccttgatgtcaaagggggagacgttTGGAGAAGTTGGAAGAGATATAGTCATTTTTGTCAAAAGGGAGAATATTGTGAATTAAGGAAGCattatctaagggggagatatGGCAGATGAGTTGTAAGTGTTTTGCCATCGATGACAAAGTGGGGGATTATTAGAAGTGATCAattggttatcattgatgtcaatcctGGTGATCTGGATTTGTCCGGATATGGCAGTATATAGTGTTTGCAATCTATGATGAGTATGTAGAACATTGACAGTGCAGAATAGTGGAAGATATGCATGTATGAATGAAAGGCAGTTGGCAGTTGTTGTGAGTATACTCTTTCGGTAGACTCTTGCTCCAGAATTGTGCAGTGTCAGTTTGTGGATATGTTTCTCATTGTGTTtgagttttggtgttggttgtggcaa contains the following coding sequences:
- the LOC131073240 gene encoding rust resistance kinase Lr10 isoform X1, translating into MEAFDLILPLLQPKALRFPCFVFLTAILFAWLASQCNGRTPSEACEVFGCGNYSFDYPFGRKASGCGDPKLQLECDNVTKMPLIKVGVYEYYILKPLNYSHLGPYSYPDMTILYKQLQQNVCALSEGIYDQFWNSSSFHIGKGYGNITLGTECNISYSKSGYLQCNEHQYYNLSLPELKKGCESEFKLPVKEIDLGKPLPQIIGEGVNISWNTNEYCKDCALHHKHCAHLDTSSFCYCPSTSYSQKCFSSGNSKATAIVGAAIGSGVLIAAVILFVVFRRKRPLASTEPELRTDMESSHTKVEQFLDDYAREMPRRYSYSQLKKITNNFADKLGEGGFGVVYKGKFPAGDLVAVKILDHSRHSEAQFMNEVSTIGRIHHVNLVRLMGFCFDGFRSALVYEYMVNGSLENFIFPGKRSEGILNEEQLYSIALGAAGGISYLHQDCEQRIIHFDIKPQNILLDKDFTPKIADFGLAKLCGREDDHISMTTARGTPGYVAPEVWNTNLGPVTDKSDVYSFGMLLLEIAMGRKNLDLQASRSSQLYLPEWAIKLMENGQLERRLRGSGEAEIECKEKNKKMRMVKVGIWCIQYNSTDRPSMKKVIQMLEGNDDIRLLCCAEMAAIYLERGVMLKAFPLIEDSA
- the LOC131073240 gene encoding rust resistance kinase Lr10 isoform X2, producing MEAFDLILPLLQPKALRFPCFVFLTAILFAWLASQCNGRTPSEACEVFGCGNYSFDYPFGRKASGCGDPKLQLECDNVTKMPLIKVGVYEYYILKPLNYSHLGPYSYPDMTILYKQLQQNVCALSEGIYDQFWNSSSFHIGKGYGNITLGTECNISYSKSGYLQCNEHQYYNLSLPELKKGCESEFKLPVKEIDLGKPLPQIIGEGVNISWNTNEYCKDCALHHKHCAHLDTSSFCYCPSTSYSQKCFSSGNSKATAIVGAAIGSGVLIAAVILFVVFRRKRPLASTEPELRTDMESSHTKVEQFLDDYAREMPRRYSYSQLKKITNNFADKLGEGGFGVVYKGKFPAGDLVAVKILDHSRHSEAQFMNEVSTIGRIHHVNLVRLMGFCFDGFRSALVYEYMVNGSLENFIFPGKRSEGILNEEQLYSIALGAAGGISYLHQDCEQRIIHFDIKPQNILLDKDFTPKIADFGLAKLCGREDDHISMTTARGTPGYVAPEVWNTNLGPVTDKSDVYSFGMLLLEIAMGRKNLDLQASRSSQLYLPEWAIKLMENGQLERRLRGSGEAEIECKEKNKKMRMVKVGIWCIQYNSTDRPSMKKVIQMLEGNDDIKWQPYI